A section of the Akkermansia muciniphila genome encodes:
- a CDS encoding 3'-5' exonuclease, with amino-acid sequence MPLPADMIGGLRFAAIDFESAGAARGETDQPVQVGIAACPFLEGEPELWTSYIATDKPVLWSASQVHGITPGMLADAPSFPSLWPDIRSRLGEAVVVGHNPATERKFLRRFPGHGFGPWLDTLALGKMCVPGLADYSLSTLCDALGLTSSVDALLPGRRWHDALYDALGSLLVVRFLVRELKLSSQPLEVLGKAVGK; translated from the coding sequence ATGCCGCTGCCCGCAGACATGATCGGCGGCCTGCGCTTTGCCGCCATTGATTTTGAATCCGCCGGGGCGGCCCGCGGAGAGACGGACCAGCCTGTGCAGGTAGGCATTGCCGCCTGTCCGTTCCTGGAAGGGGAGCCGGAGCTGTGGACGTCCTACATTGCCACGGACAAGCCCGTCCTGTGGTCCGCTTCCCAGGTGCACGGCATCACCCCGGGGATGCTGGCGGATGCGCCCTCCTTTCCATCCCTGTGGCCGGATATCCGTTCCCGGCTGGGGGAAGCCGTGGTAGTGGGCCATAATCCCGCCACGGAGCGCAAGTTCCTGCGGCGTTTTCCGGGGCACGGCTTCGGCCCGTGGCTGGATACCCTGGCTCTGGGGAAGATGTGCGTGCCGGGCCTGGCGGATTATTCACTCTCCACCCTGTGTGATGCCCTGGGGCTGACTTCCTCCGTGGATGCGCTGCTTCCCGGCCGCCGGTGGCATGACGCGCTGTATGATGCGCTGGGCAGCCTGCTGGTCGTCCGGTTCCTGGTGCGGGAGCTGAAGCTGTCCTCCCAGCCTCTGGAAGTGCTGGGCAAGGCGGTGGGGAAGTAA
- a CDS encoding protein-disulfide reductase DsbD family protein, which yields MRTFLKAAAVSLGIFAGVCSTGTAQDFGAMSFGGAGDFGSTQASGTSRATVTSYGETPFVIVTELTLPDHWHVYYKNPGTVGLPMEAAFKAVPGFRVEGPFWQIPELGKGIVDFYGYSGKAKMAFRVTPEKDAPAEATFTTTMTWQMCAEQCAAPETKDFSVTLKRGDGQAAPDAAELSGGMAGLSTPAWAEGLKARISQEGKTVTLHLRTNGQPIPEDSVYFFCNEGEINPTTPQTFKKLDGSNYELSMQYNDTTDGLYPNNLPDADKGKPLAALSGILRAGKEGASITADNRPFSGGTQAAITGMETPAASSGPVPAPPLMGLGEIMFFMFIGGIILNVMPCVFPVIGLKIMSFVQLGGGERKKVLAHSLTFVLGILISFWVITAILIALKANMFDWSAPAGPGIFSSDFWLGHGAEGVVNWAFWFENPWVNFCLLGLMLAMGLSMFGVFEIGVKATTMGNDLQHQKGYAGSFWSGALATVISTPCSAPFLGQAIGAAMLQPPLGIVLCLTMMGLGMSLPYIILGAFPVLTKYLPKPGAWMESFKQSMSFLMFGTAAYFLWIYIAFFDADNHPQDILFLFFGLVLFSMAFWVYGRWCPMYRSRKSRITGGIFSVIFLLAGLYYMLPPEGAAWFGRGGESAAAGSSAPAAPAHQAEGSVWTPWSPEAMQAALNEGKPVYVDFTARWCSTCQVNKASYTDEVLAAFKKYGIVMMKADKTRTNPAIDQELKNLGRTAVPVNALYLPGKKPIVTRELLSPSYLLEFLETEMNR from the coding sequence ATGAGAACCTTTTTGAAAGCCGCAGCCGTTTCCCTGGGTATTTTTGCCGGGGTTTGCAGTACGGGAACGGCACAGGACTTCGGAGCCATGAGCTTTGGCGGCGCGGGGGATTTCGGGTCAACCCAGGCCTCCGGAACTTCCAGGGCTACAGTCACGTCCTACGGAGAAACTCCCTTCGTCATCGTAACGGAGCTGACTCTGCCGGACCACTGGCACGTCTACTACAAGAATCCGGGAACGGTAGGACTGCCCATGGAAGCCGCGTTCAAGGCCGTTCCCGGCTTCCGGGTGGAAGGCCCCTTCTGGCAAATCCCGGAACTGGGAAAAGGAATCGTGGATTTTTACGGTTACAGCGGGAAGGCAAAAATGGCCTTCCGCGTGACTCCGGAGAAGGACGCCCCTGCGGAAGCCACCTTCACCACCACCATGACGTGGCAAATGTGCGCGGAACAGTGCGCCGCTCCGGAAACGAAAGACTTCAGCGTCACGCTGAAACGCGGAGACGGGCAGGCCGCTCCCGATGCGGCTGAATTGTCCGGCGGCATGGCGGGGCTTTCCACCCCTGCATGGGCGGAAGGGCTGAAGGCCCGGATTTCCCAGGAGGGGAAGACCGTCACCCTGCACCTCAGGACAAACGGACAGCCCATCCCGGAAGATTCCGTCTACTTCTTCTGCAACGAGGGGGAAATCAACCCCACCACTCCCCAGACCTTCAAAAAACTGGACGGCTCCAATTACGAGCTGTCCATGCAGTACAATGACACCACGGACGGCCTGTACCCCAACAACCTGCCGGACGCAGACAAGGGAAAGCCGCTGGCCGCCCTCTCCGGCATTCTGCGCGCCGGGAAGGAAGGCGCCAGCATCACGGCGGACAACCGCCCCTTTTCCGGAGGAACACAGGCGGCAATAACGGGGATGGAAACGCCCGCCGCATCTTCCGGCCCCGTTCCCGCGCCGCCGCTGATGGGGCTGGGGGAAATCATGTTCTTCATGTTCATCGGCGGCATTATCCTGAACGTGATGCCGTGCGTCTTCCCGGTGATTGGCCTCAAGATCATGAGCTTCGTCCAGCTGGGCGGGGGTGAACGGAAAAAAGTGCTGGCCCATTCCCTGACCTTCGTGCTGGGCATCCTGATCTCCTTCTGGGTTATCACGGCCATCCTGATCGCCCTGAAAGCGAACATGTTTGACTGGAGCGCGCCCGCCGGCCCCGGCATTTTCAGCAGTGACTTCTGGCTGGGCCACGGTGCGGAGGGCGTCGTCAACTGGGCCTTCTGGTTTGAAAACCCCTGGGTGAACTTCTGCCTGCTGGGCCTGATGCTCGCCATGGGGCTGAGCATGTTCGGCGTCTTTGAAATAGGAGTGAAGGCCACCACCATGGGCAACGACCTCCAGCACCAGAAGGGCTATGCCGGCTCCTTCTGGTCCGGCGCCCTGGCTACGGTCATTTCCACCCCGTGCAGCGCGCCGTTCCTGGGGCAGGCCATCGGCGCGGCCATGCTCCAGCCTCCGCTGGGCATCGTGCTCTGCCTGACCATGATGGGCCTGGGCATGTCCCTGCCCTACATCATTCTGGGCGCCTTCCCCGTCCTGACCAAATACCTGCCCAAACCTGGAGCGTGGATGGAATCCTTCAAGCAGTCCATGTCCTTCCTGATGTTCGGCACCGCCGCCTACTTCCTGTGGATTTACATTGCATTCTTTGACGCGGACAACCATCCGCAGGACATCCTGTTCCTGTTCTTCGGCCTGGTGCTGTTCTCCATGGCCTTCTGGGTGTACGGCAGATGGTGCCCCATGTACCGCAGCCGGAAATCCCGCATCACGGGGGGCATTTTCTCCGTGATTTTCCTGCTGGCCGGCCTGTACTACATGCTTCCGCCGGAAGGAGCCGCCTGGTTCGGCCGCGGAGGGGAATCCGCAGCCGCGGGTTCCTCCGCCCCTGCAGCTCCCGCCCATCAGGCGGAAGGGAGCGTGTGGACCCCCTGGAGCCCGGAAGCCATGCAGGCGGCCCTGAACGAAGGAAAACCCGTTTATGTGGACTTCACGGCCCGGTGGTGCTCCACCTGCCAGGTCAACAAGGCCTCCTACACGGATGAAGTGCTGGCCGCCTTCAAGAAATACGGCATCGTCATGATGAAGGCGGACAAGACCCGCACGAACCCTGCCATTGACCAGGAACTCAAAAACCTGGGCCGCACGGCGGTCCCCGTGAACGCCCTGTACCTGCCGGGCAAAAAGCCCATCGTCACCCGGGAACTCCTGTCCCCGTCCTACCTGCTGGAATTCCTGGAAACGGAAATGAACCGCTGA
- a CDS encoding OsmC family protein, whose protein sequence is MVKTKTTYEGGLHCSMVHEPSGATLSTDAPVDNNGKGESFSPTDLVGAALAGCMSTIMGIVAARKGLKLEGMTMEVGKHMNAEPRRIGKLEVVITVPLPADHPDRKMLEQAALSCPVKHSLHPDIEIPITWNWVG, encoded by the coding sequence ATGGTAAAAACTAAAACGACATACGAGGGCGGCCTTCACTGCTCCATGGTTCACGAACCCTCCGGGGCCACGCTCTCCACGGATGCTCCCGTGGATAACAACGGCAAGGGTGAATCCTTCTCCCCCACGGACCTGGTAGGTGCGGCGCTGGCCGGCTGCATGAGCACGATCATGGGCATCGTGGCCGCGCGCAAGGGCCTTAAGCTGGAAGGCATGACGATGGAAGTGGGCAAGCATATGAACGCGGAACCCCGCCGCATCGGGAAGCTGGAAGTGGTGATCACCGTGCCCCTGCCTGCGGATCATCCGGACAGGAAGATGCTGGAACAGGCCGCGCTGAGCTGCCCCGTCAAGCACAGCCTGCATCCTGACATTGAAATCCCCATCACCTGGAACTGGGTTGGTTGA
- a CDS encoding GDSL-type esterase/lipase family protein — protein MKVPVFLAALLFLALSSVFAEKSPEKLVPDLPDVPKMNTQHWVPARYKVVREQLLGKECGVLFVGDSITQGWEQEGAEYWKKLFLPMKAVNFGVSGDRTESMLWRMEDTGLAVKTPPRYCVLLAGTNNIGRWEGRQPAEETVKGIREVAVRLLKKFPETRLILMEVTPYGPDPSAPLRKRQEEINERLRRLELPRTTVLSINGRLLNADGTFREGMFRDKVHLTPKGYQVWAEALLPLLDRKS, from the coding sequence ATGAAAGTTCCCGTTTTTCTTGCCGCCCTCCTGTTTCTGGCCCTTTCTTCCGTTTTTGCGGAGAAGAGTCCGGAAAAGTTGGTTCCGGACCTCCCGGATGTCCCCAAAATGAATACGCAGCATTGGGTGCCGGCCCGTTACAAGGTGGTCCGGGAGCAGTTGCTCGGGAAGGAATGCGGCGTCCTGTTCGTGGGGGATTCCATCACGCAGGGCTGGGAGCAGGAAGGAGCGGAATATTGGAAGAAGCTGTTCCTGCCGATGAAGGCCGTCAACTTCGGCGTCAGCGGAGACAGGACGGAAAGCATGCTGTGGCGCATGGAGGATACGGGGCTGGCTGTTAAAACGCCTCCGCGTTACTGCGTTTTGCTGGCCGGGACGAACAACATCGGCCGGTGGGAGGGAAGGCAGCCTGCGGAAGAAACGGTGAAGGGCATCCGGGAGGTAGCCGTGCGCCTGCTGAAGAAATTCCCGGAGACCCGTCTGATTCTGATGGAGGTGACGCCTTACGGTCCCGACCCCTCAGCCCCTCTCCGCAAGCGGCAGGAGGAGATTAATGAACGCCTGCGCCGTCTGGAACTGCCCCGGACCACCGTTCTTTCCATTAACGGCCGCCTGTTGAATGCGGACGGGACGTTCCGGGAAGGAATGTTCCGGGACAAGGTCCATCTGACGCCTAAAGGCTACCAGGTCTGGGCGGAGGCGCTGCTGCCTCTTCTGGACCGTAAAAGCTGA
- a CDS encoding MFS transporter, whose product MPSKKEWRGFYSLILIQAQNAFNEKAAQFLLIPLGVWLAANSAVYGPDSWVNSLQYILACIFVLPYILFSPFVGWLADCFCKARIIQFMSFLQILVLGAMFLCYKYENIEMAVFWFCVFSVQATILSPAKKGVVKDMVGSRQLGYASGLMEMSLILSMLAAQIGIFVWFDILQVSSNDGWEAAAFPTLILTCIAVPVAIAALSLPRYPANQTRKFEWKLFYEHFVQLKYLWSQRDLRLSEIGVSYFWFLAGALMLISLQIAQEHPIDGTGFSMSAAILMAWLSGGTVVGGVIASIICRKKIELGLIPLGAIGFTIGCIFMSFFAPGSLPSNIGFGITGAFAAAYLVPLNAHLQDNCDPSNRSTVIAAGNLMDCLMGLVAVGVQLMLRNIFSIQNQFWVLAALGAGITIVAFRLIPREFIRMMGLWIMRIVYRSRIIHQDRIPEDGGAIIVSNHVTYGDALFLSLICPRPIRFIVAEEFVAIRWLGWILELFNCLPISSRNPREALSKAIQALKAGEVICIFPEGQLTRTGTLCAARKGLEMLAKKSSCPIVPIYMDELWGSIFSYSGNRFFSKAPLRIPYRFTAAIGEPIAPKAVNPRIVINTLRELSSTCLEIAASIGRDTILNHLERIAHKPLVIAKNARLTGYEIAECLMNDTVDAEHPELRKWLTNLLDSSRSQSRLCDFWMNAQQLERVNSLQPRELLLTSVGHDEVHETVASVLWPILTSTPVYLIGDTDHSMPEGIKQVAGSDFLRRRLYSLVPETRTPFYDFSGSGDLVLPNIGWRPCFATDRGIILAMSMKRSVFKLDDGTVQLGMRARTRGRLLPGFYLKPPLSNVIAGATLPTPYSLPPNLYLDESGFLAELQSSNHEQ is encoded by the coding sequence CAGTTCCTGCTGATTCCGCTGGGCGTCTGGCTGGCCGCCAACAGCGCCGTGTACGGACCGGATTCCTGGGTCAACTCCCTTCAGTACATTCTGGCCTGCATCTTCGTACTCCCCTATATCCTGTTCTCCCCCTTCGTCGGCTGGCTGGCGGACTGCTTCTGCAAGGCGCGCATCATCCAGTTCATGTCCTTCCTCCAAATCCTGGTGCTGGGAGCCATGTTCCTGTGCTACAAGTATGAGAATATTGAGATGGCCGTCTTCTGGTTCTGCGTCTTTTCCGTCCAGGCAACCATCCTGAGCCCGGCAAAAAAGGGGGTGGTCAAGGACATGGTGGGCTCCCGCCAACTGGGTTATGCCTCCGGCCTGATGGAAATGAGCCTGATCCTGTCCATGCTGGCGGCCCAGATCGGCATCTTCGTCTGGTTTGACATCCTGCAAGTCTCCTCCAATGACGGCTGGGAAGCGGCCGCCTTCCCCACGCTCATCCTCACCTGCATCGCCGTTCCCGTAGCCATCGCGGCCCTGTCCCTCCCCAGGTATCCAGCCAACCAGACCCGGAAATTCGAATGGAAGCTTTTTTATGAGCACTTCGTGCAGCTCAAGTACCTGTGGAGCCAGCGTGACCTGAGGCTGAGTGAAATCGGCGTCTCCTACTTCTGGTTCCTGGCCGGGGCCCTGATGCTCATCTCCCTCCAGATCGCCCAGGAGCATCCGATTGACGGCACGGGCTTCAGCATGTCCGCGGCCATCCTCATGGCGTGGCTCAGCGGGGGCACCGTGGTGGGCGGCGTAATCGCCTCCATCATCTGCCGCAAGAAAATTGAACTGGGGCTCATCCCCCTGGGCGCCATCGGCTTCACGATCGGCTGCATTTTCATGTCCTTCTTCGCTCCCGGCTCCCTGCCCAGCAACATCGGCTTCGGCATCACGGGGGCCTTTGCCGCCGCGTACCTGGTGCCGCTGAACGCCCACCTCCAGGACAATTGCGACCCCTCCAACCGCAGCACGGTCATTGCCGCAGGCAACCTGATGGACTGCCTGATGGGCCTGGTGGCCGTCGGCGTCCAGCTCATGCTGAGGAACATCTTCTCCATCCAGAACCAGTTCTGGGTGCTGGCGGCCCTGGGCGCGGGCATCACGATTGTGGCGTTCCGCCTCATTCCCCGTGAATTCATCCGCATGATGGGCCTGTGGATCATGCGCATCGTGTACCGCTCCCGCATCATCCACCAGGACCGCATCCCGGAGGACGGGGGAGCCATCATCGTTTCCAACCACGTCACTTACGGGGACGCGCTCTTCCTTTCCCTCATCTGCCCGCGCCCCATCCGCTTCATCGTGGCGGAGGAGTTCGTAGCCATCCGCTGGCTCGGCTGGATTCTGGAACTCTTCAACTGCCTCCCCATTTCCTCCCGGAACCCCCGTGAAGCGCTGTCCAAGGCCATCCAGGCCCTCAAGGCCGGGGAAGTGATCTGCATCTTCCCGGAAGGCCAGCTTACCCGCACGGGCACCCTCTGCGCGGCGCGCAAGGGCCTGGAAATGCTGGCCAAAAAATCAAGCTGCCCCATCGTTCCCATTTACATGGACGAGCTGTGGGGGAGCATCTTCTCCTACTCCGGCAACCGCTTTTTCTCCAAGGCCCCCCTCCGCATTCCCTACCGCTTCACCGCGGCCATCGGGGAACCCATTGCGCCTAAAGCCGTCAACCCCCGCATCGTCATCAACACCCTGCGGGAACTTTCCTCCACCTGCCTGGAAATTGCCGCCAGCATCGGCCGGGATACCATCCTGAACCATCTGGAACGCATCGCCCACAAGCCGCTGGTCATCGCTAAAAACGCACGGCTCACCGGGTATGAAATTGCCGAATGCCTGATGAATGACACCGTGGACGCGGAACATCCGGAACTCAGGAAATGGCTGACCAACCTGCTGGACAGCTCCCGCTCCCAGAGCCGCCTGTGCGATTTCTGGATGAACGCCCAGCAGCTTGAACGCGTGAACTCCCTCCAGCCCCGTGAACTGCTGCTGACCAGCGTGGGGCATGATGAGGTGCATGAGACGGTGGCTTCCGTTCTGTGGCCCATCCTCACCAGCACCCCCGTGTACCTCATTGGAGATACAGACCACAGCATGCCGGAAGGCATCAAGCAGGTGGCGGGCTCCGACTTCCTGCGCCGCAGGCTGTACAGCCTGGTGCCGGAAACGCGCACGCCGTTTTATGATTTCAGCGGCTCCGGGGACCTGGTGCTCCCCAACATCGGGTGGCGCCCCTGCTTTGCCACGGACCGCGGCATCATCCTGGCCATGTCCATGAAGAGAAGCGTCTTCAAGCTGGATGACGGCACCGTGCAGCTCGGCATGCGGGCCAGAACCAGAGGACGCCTGCTGCCCGGTTTTTACCTGAAACCTCCCCTGTCCAACGTCATCGCCGGGGCAACGCTGCCCACCCCTTATTCCCTGCCGCCCAACCTGTATCTGGACGAATCCGGATTCCTGGCGGAACTCCAGTCCTCCAACCATGAACAATAA
- a CDS encoding deoxycytidylate deaminase: MNNNSSPSRLPIPQYVMTLAHAAALRSEDPYRKVGAAALDADNRVIGTAYNGLYPGFKAQDTFWASRDERQKYMLHAEINLCSLFRRGEAKVVACTTMPCTSCMQALCAHGVKTIYYCEPYDKSEAPAIASLYGVELIQVTDYPLSRHFPLVLDC; this comes from the coding sequence ATGAACAATAATTCCTCTCCCTCCCGCCTTCCCATCCCGCAGTATGTAATGACGCTGGCGCACGCGGCGGCACTGCGCTCAGAAGACCCGTACCGCAAGGTGGGAGCCGCCGCCCTGGACGCGGACAACCGCGTGATAGGCACCGCCTACAACGGCCTGTATCCCGGCTTCAAGGCGCAGGACACCTTCTGGGCCAGCCGGGACGAACGCCAGAAATACATGCTGCATGCGGAAATCAACCTGTGCAGCCTGTTCCGCAGGGGGGAGGCGAAGGTGGTGGCATGCACCACGATGCCCTGCACCTCATGCATGCAGGCGCTGTGCGCCCACGGCGTGAAAACCATTTATTACTGTGAGCCGTATGACAAGTCCGAGGCTCCGGCCATTGCCAGCCTTTACGGCGTGGAGCTGATCCAGGTCACGGACTACCCGCTCAGCCGGCATTTCCCCCTTGTTCTGGACTGTTAA